A section of the Ictalurus punctatus breed USDA103 chromosome 8, Coco_2.0, whole genome shotgun sequence genome encodes:
- the LOC108268880 gene encoding solute carrier family 25 member 53: MKQNLADSSGKHDVSEPGISFQSYMHGGMSSLTCTVITFPMYKTVFRQQLHNTLIREAVVQLYEEGLLKLYRGVVPPLLMKTLQGTILFGFQNTLLQKLSPMAESYFPRAMLPALAGLGTGLVECFFFTPFERVQSILQNSGNDRNLPTLSKIVGRMRSETLANGWYRAFLPTLTRNALGSSLYFGLKDPLSRLLREQDCPPVASSFVSGMVSSFVISLPLYPLSVLVANMQAQVGGDNLGVRASWHQLWQKRQRSLVLLYRGGSLVILRSCISWGITTAIYDQLTKRSG, encoded by the coding sequence ATGAAGCAAAATCTTGCAGACAGCAGTGGAAAGCATGATGTCTCTGAGCCAGGTATTTCTTTCCAAAGTTATATGCATGGTGGGATGTCCAGCCTGACCTGCACCGTCATCACTTTCCCCATGTACAAAACTGTGTTTCGCCAGCAGTTGCACAACACACTGATCCGTGAGGCTGTGGTGCAGCTATATGAGGAAGGGCTACTGAAACTTTACCGTGGAGTTGTGCCACCCTTGCTGATGAAGACTCTTCAGGGAACCATTTTGTTTGGCTTCCAGAACACTCTCCTGCAGAAGCTATCCCCAATGGCTGAATCATATTTTCCCAGGGCAATGCTTCCCGCCCTGGCCGGGCTCGGGACAGGGTTagtggagtgttttttttttacccctttcGAGCGCGTACAGAGTATCTTACAAAACAGTGGCAACGACCGCAACCTTCCCACTCTCAGCAAAATTGTGGGCCGGATGAGGTCTGAAACGTTAGCGAATGGATGGTACAGAGCTTTTTTACCTACTCTTACTCGTAACGCATTAGGGAGCAGTCTTTACTTTGGCCTGAAGGATCCGCTGTCCAGATTGTTACGTGAGCAAGATTGTCCCCCCGTAGCCTCATCTTTTGTCTCAGGGATGGTCAGTTCCTTTGTGATCAGCTTGCCCTTGTATCCACTGTCAGTGTTGGTGGCCAATATGCAAGCCCAGGTCGGTGGAGACAACTTGGGGGTGAGGGCCAGCTGGCATCAGCTGTGGCAGAAACGACAGCGAAGTCTGGTATTGCTATACCGTGGAGGATCGCTGGTCATCCTGCGCTCCTGCATCTCCTGGGGCATCACCACTGCAATATACGACCAGCTAACAAAACGCTCAGGCTGA
- the tmsb1 gene encoding thymosin beta 1 codes for MSDHPVKQEVQNFDKRCLKKTNTAEKNSLPTKEDIEQEKKAAEGGK; via the exons ATGAGTGACCACCCAGTCAAGCAGGAGGTGCAGAACTTCGACAAGAGGTGTCTAAAAAAGACCAACACCGCAGAGAAAAACTCTCTTCCAACAAAGGAGG ACATCGAGCAAGAAAAGAAGGCTGCCGAGGGTGGAAAATGA